A window from Leifsonia shinshuensis encodes these proteins:
- a CDS encoding ROK family protein, whose product MNDETLTRTTLLGASSDAATRVFTTILTRSPISRTDVSRLTGLSQAAVTKAVTPLVAAGLVNDSLDPTPTGLPGRPVSPVAVVPDAVVALGVKVNVDELVGVATDLTTRIITSDRLPLLSHDPVAVADAIVAMCDRLQEGLGGLEARLACIGVSVSGDVDSDTGMVRDSALMGWRGVDLGALLRERLGVTIVVENDVRALTIGEHWFGVGLGTGSFAIVTIGRGIGSGLHLNGEVVEGAYGVAGEIGHLPLTSRDRLCACGRRGCVEAVAATDAIVAAVSAAHGRAVPIGEAVDLARAGDSAAAGAFAEAGTVIGAAIASVVNMIGPELVIIGGEGVANFDLFEGPLRRSYAEHVFGSADRCRIVVRPHTFEDWARGAAASAIRSLVV is encoded by the coding sequence ATGAACGACGAGACGCTGACGCGGACGACGCTGCTCGGGGCCTCCTCGGACGCGGCGACCCGCGTGTTCACCACCATCCTCACCCGCAGCCCGATCAGCCGGACCGACGTCTCCCGATTGACCGGGCTGTCGCAGGCCGCCGTCACCAAGGCCGTGACACCTCTCGTGGCCGCCGGCCTCGTCAACGACTCCCTCGACCCGACCCCGACGGGCCTTCCCGGCCGTCCGGTCAGCCCGGTCGCCGTGGTGCCGGATGCCGTCGTGGCGCTCGGGGTCAAGGTGAACGTCGACGAACTGGTCGGTGTCGCCACCGACCTCACCACCCGGATCATCACGTCCGACCGCCTCCCGCTGCTCTCGCACGATCCGGTCGCGGTCGCCGACGCCATCGTCGCGATGTGCGACCGCCTGCAGGAGGGGCTCGGCGGCCTGGAGGCGCGGCTGGCGTGCATCGGCGTCTCCGTGTCCGGCGACGTGGACAGCGACACCGGCATGGTCCGCGACTCCGCCCTGATGGGCTGGCGCGGCGTCGACCTGGGCGCGCTCCTCCGCGAGCGGCTGGGGGTGACCATCGTCGTGGAGAACGACGTCCGCGCCCTCACCATCGGCGAGCACTGGTTCGGGGTGGGACTCGGCACCGGCTCCTTCGCGATCGTGACGATCGGTCGCGGCATCGGCAGCGGCCTGCACCTCAACGGCGAAGTCGTCGAGGGCGCCTACGGCGTCGCGGGCGAGATCGGTCACCTGCCGCTCACCTCCCGCGACCGCCTGTGCGCGTGCGGGCGCCGCGGCTGCGTGGAGGCGGTCGCCGCGACGGACGCGATCGTGGCCGCCGTCTCCGCCGCGCACGGCCGGGCGGTCCCCATCGGCGAGGCCGTCGACCTCGCTCGCGCAGGCGACTCCGCCGCCGCGGGCGCCTTCGCCGAGGCGGGGACCGTCATCGGCGCGGCGATCGCCAGCGTGGTCAACATGATCGGCCCCGAGCTCGTCATCATCGGCGGCGAAGGCGTCGCCAACTTCGATCTCTTCGAGGGGCCGCTCCGCCGGTCCTATGCTGAGCACGTCTTCGGCTCCGCCGACCGCTGCCGCATCGTCGTCCGCCCGCACACCTTCGAGGACTGGGCGCGGGGCGCCGCGGCCAGCGCCATCCGCTCCCTCGTCGTCTGA
- a CDS encoding fumarylacetoacetate hydrolase family protein, which produces MRFLRLGAPGAEIPAVSDGDGTWDLRPLTADIDGAFLAADGLARAEAAARAGDLPPLDPSGLRVGAPIARPQAVVCIGMNYAAHARESGSEPPGDIVVFYKHPNTVVGPYDDILLPPGSTTTDWEVELAVVIGRRARYLDSPEEALAHVAGFAVANDVSEREYQLQRSLGQWSKGKSFETFNPLGPWLVPAAEVGDGSGLGIRSWVNGEPRQDSSTSDLVFGIADIIYRLSRFMVLEPGDLINTGTPEGVGLSGRFPYLGAGDVVEVTIDGLGEQRSVVRPAP; this is translated from the coding sequence ATGCGATTTCTGCGCCTCGGCGCCCCCGGTGCCGAGATCCCGGCCGTCAGCGACGGCGACGGCACCTGGGACCTCCGTCCGCTCACCGCCGACATCGACGGCGCCTTCCTCGCGGCCGACGGGCTCGCCCGGGCGGAGGCCGCCGCGCGTGCGGGAGACCTGCCGCCGCTCGACCCGTCCGGGCTCCGTGTCGGCGCACCGATCGCCCGCCCACAGGCTGTGGTCTGCATCGGGATGAACTACGCGGCGCACGCGCGCGAGTCCGGCTCCGAGCCGCCGGGAGACATCGTGGTGTTCTACAAGCACCCGAACACCGTCGTCGGCCCGTATGACGACATCCTGCTGCCGCCCGGCTCGACGACCACCGACTGGGAGGTGGAGCTGGCCGTCGTGATCGGGCGCCGTGCCCGCTACCTGGACTCGCCCGAGGAGGCGCTGGCGCACGTCGCCGGCTTCGCCGTCGCCAACGACGTCTCGGAGCGCGAGTACCAGCTGCAGCGCTCCCTCGGCCAGTGGAGCAAGGGCAAGAGCTTCGAGACCTTCAACCCGCTGGGGCCGTGGCTCGTCCCGGCCGCCGAGGTCGGCGACGGCTCCGGCCTGGGCATCCGTTCGTGGGTGAACGGCGAGCCCCGGCAGGACTCGTCCACCAGCGACCTCGTCTTCGGCATCGCGGACATCATTTACCGGCTCAGTCGCTTCATGGTGCTGGAGCCGGGTGACCTCATCAACACCGGGACCCCGGAGGGCGTCGGTCTCTCCGGCCGTTTCCCCTACCTCGGCGCCGGCGACGTCGTCGAGGTGACCATCGACGGGCTGGGCGAACAGCGCTCGGTCGTCCGCCCCGCGCCCTGA
- a CDS encoding SDR family oxidoreductase: MSHFDGLVAAVTGGASGLGRAIADELAAHGARVFALDLDPDAVAAPHTGIRCDIGDDVSVRDAIAEVVAQSGRLDIVIANAGIGAQGDVEANDDAEWMRVLNVNVIGSARTVRHAMPHLRLSPSPAVVLTSSIAAWAGLPQRVLYSASKGAISAMTLAIAADCLPLGIRVNAVAPGTADTPWVSRLLDSAADPQAERAALEARQPSGRLVRPQEVAEAVAYLASPSSGSSTGVILPVDGGMFSLRPRR, translated from the coding sequence ATGTCCCACTTCGACGGACTCGTCGCCGCTGTCACCGGCGGCGCCTCCGGTCTCGGCCGCGCCATCGCCGACGAGCTCGCCGCGCACGGCGCCCGCGTCTTCGCGCTCGACCTCGACCCCGATGCGGTGGCGGCGCCGCACACCGGCATCCGCTGCGACATCGGCGACGACGTCAGCGTCCGCGACGCGATCGCCGAGGTCGTCGCGCAGTCCGGACGTCTCGACATCGTCATCGCGAACGCCGGGATCGGCGCGCAAGGCGACGTCGAGGCGAACGACGACGCCGAGTGGATGCGCGTGCTCAACGTCAACGTGATCGGCTCGGCCCGTACCGTCCGGCACGCCATGCCGCACCTGCGGCTGTCGCCGTCCCCCGCCGTGGTGCTGACCAGCTCCATCGCCGCGTGGGCCGGGCTGCCGCAGCGCGTGCTGTACTCGGCTTCGAAGGGCGCGATCTCGGCGATGACACTCGCGATCGCCGCCGACTGCCTGCCGCTCGGCATCCGCGTCAACGCCGTCGCCCCCGGCACCGCCGACACTCCCTGGGTGAGCCGGCTGCTGGACTCCGCCGCCGACCCCCAGGCGGAGCGTGCGGCGCTGGAGGCCCGGCAGCCCAGCGGTCGCCTGGTGCGTCCGCAGGAGGTCGCGGAGGCGGTCGCCTACCTGGCGTCGCCGAGCTCCGGGTCGAGCACCGGCGTCATCCTGCCGGTCGACGGCGGGATGTTCTCGCTGCGTCCGCGGCGCTGA
- a CDS encoding amidohydrolase family protein: MTIDAHLHLWDLEHGVYGWLSDAVAPINRTFRLADAEPHLDAARVEQAILVQAADAEADTRAMFAVDAGSPRVAGVVAWADLLNPDGLGATLDEYAASGPLVGLRHLIHDEPDPEWLAQRAVHESLAQLAARDLAFDVIGVLPRHLVHALVLADELPGLQLVVDHLGSPPVGAGANEVSIWRELILELAERPNVAVKLSGLTTLGPSGRASADDLRPFSDTVLGAFGPGRVLFGGDWPVSTLATTYAETMGFTLALLSGVDADGTREVLGGTARRVYRLP; this comes from the coding sequence GTGACCATCGATGCGCACCTCCACCTCTGGGACCTCGAGCACGGCGTGTACGGCTGGCTCTCGGACGCGGTCGCGCCGATCAACCGCACGTTCCGCCTCGCCGACGCCGAGCCGCACCTGGATGCCGCCCGCGTCGAGCAGGCCATCCTCGTGCAGGCGGCGGACGCGGAGGCGGACACGCGAGCCATGTTCGCCGTCGACGCTGGTTCGCCGCGGGTCGCCGGCGTCGTCGCCTGGGCGGACCTGCTGAATCCCGACGGGCTCGGCGCGACGTTGGACGAGTACGCGGCGTCGGGTCCGCTCGTGGGGCTGCGCCACCTCATCCACGACGAACCGGATCCGGAATGGCTGGCACAGCGCGCGGTCCATGAGTCGCTCGCGCAGCTGGCGGCTCGGGACCTCGCCTTCGATGTGATCGGCGTGCTGCCGCGCCACCTCGTGCATGCGCTCGTCCTCGCCGACGAGCTTCCCGGGTTGCAGCTCGTGGTCGACCATCTCGGCTCGCCGCCGGTCGGCGCAGGCGCGAACGAGGTCTCGATCTGGCGCGAGCTGATCCTCGAGCTGGCCGAGCGGCCGAACGTCGCCGTCAAGCTCTCCGGCCTCACCACGCTCGGCCCCTCCGGGCGGGCGTCCGCGGATGACCTGCGTCCGTTCAGCGACACCGTGCTCGGGGCGTTCGGGCCGGGCCGGGTGCTGTTCGGCGGCGACTGGCCCGTGTCGACGCTGGCGACGACCTACGCGGAGACGATGGGGTTCACCCTCGCGCTGCTGTCCGGAGTGGATGCGGACGGGACGCGCGAGGTGCTCGGCGGCACCGCGCGGCGCGTGTACCGCCTGCCCTGA
- a CDS encoding mandelate racemase/muconate lactonizing enzyme family protein codes for MTDTFAIPTVDGTIVSAEAWLSDLEVETVRTDAMQSFLKQETVFVRLRTADGIEGLGYSYTIGTGGRAVLSLLRETLLPALLGLDANRPEHVWRALHSTTRATTVGVITSLALAAVDTAVWDARCRAAGLPLWVAAGGAEPSIPLYDTEGGWLHFDTDELVAQALESQRRGLGGVKVKVGKPRAREDFERLAAVRAAVGDTMDIMVDANQSLTAAEAIRRAALFEQLDIFWFEEPLPADDIAGHRRLAASTRVPVAVGESMYSVGQFREYLQSQAASIVQVDVARIGGITPWLKVAHLAEAFNVAVAPHFLMELHVSLCCAVPNALYLEHIPQLRAVTRSELVVEAGRALAPSAPGLGIEWDLDAVDDLRVA; via the coding sequence ATGACCGACACCTTCGCCATCCCGACCGTGGACGGCACGATCGTCAGCGCCGAAGCCTGGCTCAGCGACCTCGAGGTGGAGACCGTCCGGACCGATGCGATGCAGTCGTTTCTCAAGCAGGAGACGGTCTTCGTCCGGCTCCGCACGGCCGACGGGATCGAGGGGCTGGGCTACAGCTACACGATCGGCACCGGCGGCCGCGCCGTCCTCAGCCTGCTGCGCGAGACACTGCTGCCCGCGCTGCTCGGACTGGACGCGAACCGGCCGGAGCACGTCTGGCGCGCCCTCCACTCGACGACCCGCGCCACGACGGTCGGCGTGATCACGTCACTCGCGCTCGCGGCCGTCGACACCGCCGTCTGGGACGCGCGCTGCCGCGCGGCGGGGCTGCCGCTCTGGGTCGCGGCGGGCGGCGCGGAGCCCTCCATCCCCCTCTACGACACCGAGGGAGGCTGGCTCCACTTCGACACCGACGAGCTGGTCGCCCAGGCCCTCGAATCCCAGCGGCGCGGCCTCGGCGGGGTGAAGGTCAAGGTCGGCAAGCCGCGGGCGCGCGAGGACTTCGAGCGGCTGGCGGCGGTCCGTGCGGCCGTCGGCGACACGATGGACATCATGGTGGACGCCAACCAGTCGCTGACCGCGGCCGAGGCCATCCGTCGCGCCGCCCTGTTCGAGCAGCTCGACATCTTCTGGTTCGAGGAGCCGCTGCCGGCCGACGACATCGCCGGGCATCGCCGCCTGGCGGCCAGCACGCGCGTACCGGTCGCGGTCGGCGAGTCCATGTACTCGGTCGGACAGTTCCGCGAGTACTTGCAGTCGCAGGCGGCGTCGATCGTGCAGGTCGACGTGGCACGCATCGGCGGCATCACGCCGTGGCTGAAGGTCGCGCACCTGGCCGAGGCGTTCAACGTCGCCGTCGCCCCGCACTTCCTGATGGAGCTGCACGTCTCGCTGTGCTGCGCCGTCCCGAACGCGCTCTACCTGGAGCACATCCCGCAGCTGCGCGCCGTCACCCGGTCGGAGCTGGTCGTGGAGGCGGGACGCGCGCTCGCCCCGTCCGCCCCCGGGCTCGGGATCGAGTGGGACCTCGACGCCGTCGACGACCTCCGGGTCGCGTGA
- a CDS encoding GntR family transcriptional regulator: MTIHSGERFLPARRALADDVYDAVLGLLMDQVIEPGSRASIDGIARQLNVSPTPVREALARLESEGLVVKQALKGYTAAALLDEDGLRQLFEMRRLLEPYATRRAATELDGGTLDRLGEVCDAMQRSGRATQSGDDRFEDYKEFAEQDAEFHRLIAQHSGNALLGDAIARLRAHTHQYRIYFRHGVVDETSEEHLAVLEALRANDADRADRAMRDHIDRSYARISASLSENAG; this comes from the coding sequence ATGACCATCCACTCCGGGGAGCGCTTCCTGCCCGCACGGCGGGCGCTGGCCGACGACGTCTACGACGCCGTGCTCGGCCTCCTGATGGACCAGGTCATCGAGCCGGGCAGCCGGGCCAGCATCGACGGGATCGCCCGTCAGCTGAACGTCTCCCCCACCCCGGTCCGCGAGGCGCTCGCGCGGCTCGAGTCGGAAGGCCTCGTGGTCAAGCAGGCGCTGAAGGGCTACACGGCAGCGGCGCTGCTCGACGAGGACGGCCTGCGGCAGCTCTTCGAGATGCGGCGGCTGCTAGAGCCGTACGCGACACGGCGCGCGGCGACCGAGCTCGACGGCGGGACGCTCGACCGCCTGGGAGAGGTCTGCGACGCGATGCAGCGCAGCGGCCGGGCGACGCAGAGCGGCGACGACCGGTTCGAGGACTACAAGGAGTTCGCGGAGCAGGACGCGGAGTTCCACCGGCTGATCGCCCAACACTCCGGCAACGCCCTGTTGGGGGATGCGATCGCTCGGCTCCGGGCGCACACCCACCAGTACCGGATCTACTTCCGTCACGGCGTCGTCGACGAGACCTCGGAAGAGCACCTGGCGGTGCTGGAGGCACTCCGGGCGAACGACGCCGATCGGGCCGATCGGGCGATGCGGGACCACATCGACCGGTCGTATGCGCGCATCTCGGCCAGCCTCTCGGAGAACGCCGGCTGA
- a CDS encoding enolase C-terminal domain-like protein — MSTVTAFDTVDVRFETSALLDGSDAMNPDPDYSAAYLRLSTDAADGHEGHAFVFTIGRGNDVQVAAIEAVAERVVGRDLEADLADLGGFWRELVHDSQLRWLGPEKGVMHMAIGAVVNAYWDLKAKRAGLPLWQLLGRMTPEELVALVDFRYLTDALTPEEALDILRAAEPGRAAREAELLASGYPGYTTTPGWLGYSDDKLRRLAREAVDDGFAQIKLKVGDRLEDDLRRLAIARDEVGPGIRIAVDANQRWDRDQAVEWIRALEPFDLAWVEEPTSPDDILAHAAIADAVAPVPIATGEHGMNRVLFKQLLQARAASIVQIDATRVAGVNENVAILLLAAKFGVRVCPHAGGVGLCEAVQHFSMFDFVAVSGSMEGRMIEYTTHLHEHMVAPAVVEGGRYRAPLSPGNGMEMRAESLRDHRVTSW; from the coding sequence ATGAGCACCGTTACCGCATTCGACACCGTCGACGTCCGCTTCGAGACATCCGCCCTGCTGGACGGGTCCGACGCCATGAATCCCGACCCCGACTACTCCGCCGCCTACCTCCGGCTGAGCACGGACGCCGCCGATGGGCACGAGGGCCATGCATTCGTCTTCACGATCGGCCGCGGCAACGACGTCCAGGTGGCGGCGATCGAGGCGGTCGCCGAGCGCGTCGTCGGGCGCGACCTGGAGGCGGACCTCGCCGACCTGGGAGGCTTCTGGCGAGAGCTCGTCCACGACTCGCAGCTGCGCTGGCTCGGCCCGGAGAAGGGCGTCATGCACATGGCGATCGGCGCGGTGGTCAACGCGTACTGGGACCTCAAGGCCAAGCGCGCCGGTCTGCCGCTCTGGCAGCTCCTCGGGCGGATGACGCCGGAGGAGCTGGTCGCGCTCGTCGACTTCCGCTATCTCACCGACGCCCTCACCCCGGAGGAGGCGCTCGACATCCTCCGCGCCGCCGAGCCCGGGCGCGCCGCTCGCGAGGCGGAACTGCTCGCCTCCGGCTACCCCGGTTACACGACCACGCCCGGCTGGCTGGGGTACTCGGACGACAAGCTGCGCCGGCTCGCGCGGGAGGCGGTGGACGACGGCTTCGCCCAGATCAAGCTGAAGGTCGGCGACCGGCTGGAAGACGACCTCCGCCGCCTGGCCATCGCCCGCGACGAGGTCGGCCCCGGCATCCGGATCGCCGTCGACGCGAACCAGCGCTGGGATCGCGACCAGGCGGTGGAGTGGATCCGCGCGCTCGAGCCGTTCGACCTCGCCTGGGTGGAGGAGCCGACCAGCCCGGACGACATCCTGGCGCACGCGGCCATCGCCGACGCGGTCGCTCCGGTGCCGATCGCGACCGGGGAGCACGGGATGAACCGCGTGCTGTTCAAACAGCTGCTGCAGGCGCGCGCCGCCTCCATCGTCCAGATCGACGCAACGCGGGTCGCCGGGGTGAACGAGAACGTCGCCATCCTGCTCCTCGCCGCCAAGTTCGGCGTCCGGGTCTGCCCGCACGCCGGCGGGGTGGGCCTGTGCGAGGCTGTGCAGCACTTCTCGATGTTCGACTTCGTGGCCGTCTCCGGCTCGATGGAAGGCCGCATGATCGAGTACACGACGCATCTGCACGAGCACATGGTCGCGCCGGCCGTGGTCGAGGGCGGACGCTACCGGGCGCCGCTCTCACCCGGCAACGGCATGGAGATGCGGGCCGAGTCGCTGCGGGACCACCGGGTGACCTCGTGGTGA
- a CDS encoding alpha-hydroxy acid oxidase, whose product MVTRQAPRPAELLELMQFKKPELNLKKRRLESALTIEDLARIARRRTPRAAFDYTEGAAEGELSLARARQAFQDVEFHPSILRDVSTVDTSCEIWGGPSALPFGIAPTGFTRLMQTEGETAGAGAAGAAGIPFTLSTLGTTSIEGVKAANPNGRNWFQLYVMRQREISYGLVERAAQAGFDTLFFTVDTPIAGARLRDKRNGFSIPPQLTLGTILNAIPRPWWWYDFLTTPKLEFASLSSTGGTVGDLLNAAMDPSINYDDLAIIREMWPGKLVIKGVQNVEDARTLVDHGVDGIVLSNHGGRQLDRAPIPFHLLPSVVREVGHHTEVAIDTGIMNGADIIAAYALGAKFTLIGRAYLYGLMAGGRAGVDRTIQILTDQLIRTMKLLQVTSLAELGPHHVTQLTRLQPLRRDPEPVRQDTDA is encoded by the coding sequence GTGGTGACCCGGCAGGCGCCGCGTCCGGCCGAGCTGCTGGAGTTGATGCAGTTCAAGAAGCCGGAGCTGAACCTGAAGAAGCGGCGGCTGGAGTCGGCGCTGACGATCGAGGACCTGGCGCGGATCGCCCGCCGGCGCACACCTCGTGCGGCGTTCGACTACACCGAGGGTGCCGCCGAGGGGGAGCTGTCGTTGGCGCGGGCGCGGCAGGCGTTCCAGGATGTGGAGTTCCACCCCTCGATCCTGCGGGACGTGTCCACTGTCGACACGTCCTGCGAGATCTGGGGTGGTCCCTCGGCGTTGCCGTTCGGGATCGCCCCGACCGGGTTCACGAGGCTGATGCAGACCGAGGGGGAGACCGCCGGAGCCGGCGCTGCCGGTGCGGCGGGCATCCCGTTCACCCTCTCCACGCTCGGGACGACGTCGATCGAGGGGGTGAAGGCGGCGAACCCGAACGGGCGCAACTGGTTCCAGCTGTATGTGATGCGGCAACGCGAAATCAGCTACGGGCTGGTGGAGCGGGCGGCGCAGGCGGGGTTCGACACGCTGTTCTTCACGGTCGATACGCCGATCGCGGGGGCGAGGTTGCGGGATAAGCGCAACGGGTTCTCCATCCCACCCCAGCTCACCCTCGGCACCATTCTGAACGCGATCCCCAGGCCGTGGTGGTGGTACGACTTCCTGACCACTCCGAAACTCGAGTTCGCGTCCCTGTCCTCCACCGGAGGGACGGTGGGCGACCTGCTGAACGCGGCGATGGATCCGTCGATCAATTACGATGATTTGGCGATCATCCGGGAGATGTGGCCGGGGAAGCTCGTCATCAAGGGCGTGCAGAACGTCGAAGACGCCCGCACCCTGGTGGATCACGGGGTGGACGGGATCGTTCTCTCCAACCACGGCGGACGGCAGCTGGACCGTGCCCCCATCCCCTTCCATCTCCTCCCCTCGGTGGTGCGTGAGGTGGGGCATCACACCGAGGTCGCGATCGACACCGGCATCATGAACGGCGCCGACATCATCGCCGCCTACGCGTTGGGCGCCAAGTTCACCCTGATCGGCCGCGCCTACCTCTACGGCCTGATGGCCGGCGGCCGCGCGGGCGTCGACCGCACCATCCAGATCCTCACCGACCAGCTCATCCGCACCATGAAACTCCTCCAGGTCACCTCGCTCGCCGAACTCGGCCCGCACCACGTCACGCAACTCACCCGGCTGCAGCCCCTCCGCCGCGACCCCGAGCCCGTCCGGCAGGACACCGACGCCTGA
- a CDS encoding extracellular solute-binding protein, with the protein MFSITDSRARRRRRSATLAVAVSGAALLALSACTPSQGNGADDKIGGTANLSVFAQQGTGQDLATNAFTKEVAKKFNIKFNWQTTTQDSSVAPEKRQILMASGDYPDAFLLIPWVDQFNQVDVEKLAKQGVAVPLNDLIKQYAPDIQKVLDSNPDYKAMATSPDGKIYGLPQLAETLHIQYPSKLWINTDWLKKLGLQMPKTTDDMTKVLEAFKNGDPNGNGKKDEIPLSGDSHDTLIPYFMNAFIYDPQNPDKGIQSTTVLNKGKVDIQANKDGWREGLKYIKSLWDAGLIDKGAFTQNPAALAQEGNNEGPVLLGSASSLHPYIFVSPGAKDGRDKQYDAVPPLTGPDGADYATYAFGSTPGATFLLTNKASKNDQVAAIKMVNYLFTEKGQLDGNFGPEGKGWAKAGADDKALDPNEKAAFVNLQLDQDAANAVQWGALSTYNQNEAFRGSQAVPTDLYDPSGYERRLFDATLLYKGHEPKDQVYPSWRVWPDPSKATQVATEQTNIDNYVTQNALAFITGSKNLDTDWDAYVKGFDGLGLKDYLSTLQTAYDKSKN; encoded by the coding sequence ATGTTTTCCATCACGGACAGCCGCGCCCGCCGGCGCCGGCGCTCGGCGACGCTCGCCGTCGCGGTGAGCGGTGCGGCGCTGCTCGCGCTCTCGGCCTGCACGCCCTCGCAGGGCAACGGCGCGGACGACAAGATCGGCGGCACCGCGAACCTCAGCGTCTTCGCGCAGCAGGGGACCGGGCAGGACCTCGCCACCAACGCCTTCACCAAGGAGGTGGCCAAGAAGTTCAACATCAAGTTCAACTGGCAGACCACCACGCAGGACTCGTCGGTGGCGCCGGAGAAGCGCCAGATCCTCATGGCGAGCGGCGACTACCCGGACGCGTTCCTGCTCATCCCGTGGGTGGACCAGTTCAACCAGGTGGATGTCGAGAAGCTCGCGAAGCAGGGCGTCGCCGTTCCACTGAACGACCTCATCAAGCAGTATGCGCCGGACATCCAGAAGGTGCTCGACAGCAACCCGGACTACAAGGCGATGGCGACCTCGCCGGACGGCAAGATCTACGGGCTGCCGCAGCTCGCCGAGACGCTGCACATCCAGTACCCGTCGAAGCTCTGGATCAACACCGACTGGCTGAAGAAGCTGGGCCTGCAGATGCCGAAGACGACGGACGACATGACGAAGGTCCTCGAGGCCTTCAAGAACGGCGACCCGAACGGCAACGGCAAGAAGGACGAGATCCCGCTGAGCGGCGACTCGCACGACACGCTGATCCCGTACTTCATGAACGCCTTCATCTACGACCCGCAGAACCCCGACAAGGGCATCCAGTCGACGACGGTCCTCAACAAGGGCAAGGTCGACATCCAGGCGAACAAGGACGGCTGGCGCGAGGGACTGAAGTACATCAAGTCGCTGTGGGACGCGGGCCTCATCGACAAGGGCGCCTTCACGCAGAACCCCGCGGCGCTCGCCCAGGAGGGCAACAACGAAGGTCCCGTGCTGCTGGGAAGCGCCAGCTCGCTGCACCCGTACATCTTCGTCAGCCCGGGCGCCAAGGACGGCCGTGACAAGCAGTACGACGCGGTGCCGCCGCTGACCGGCCCGGACGGCGCGGACTACGCGACGTACGCCTTCGGAAGCACCCCCGGCGCCACCTTCCTGCTGACGAACAAGGCCTCCAAGAACGACCAGGTCGCCGCGATCAAGATGGTGAACTACCTCTTCACGGAGAAGGGCCAGCTCGACGGCAACTTTGGTCCGGAGGGCAAGGGCTGGGCCAAGGCCGGCGCCGACGACAAGGCCCTCGACCCGAACGAGAAGGCGGCGTTCGTCAACCTGCAGCTCGACCAGGATGCGGCCAACGCCGTGCAGTGGGGCGCGCTGTCGACCTACAACCAGAACGAGGCGTTCCGCGGGTCGCAGGCGGTGCCGACCGACCTCTACGACCCCTCGGGCTACGAGCGACGGCTGTTCGACGCGACCCTGCTGTACAAGGGGCACGAGCCGAAGGACCAGGTGTACCCGTCATGGCGGGTGTGGCCGGACCCGTCCAAGGCCACCCAGGTCGCCACGGAGCAGACGAACATCGACAACTACGTGACCCAGAACGCCCTGGCCTTCATCACCGGGTCGAAGAACCTCGACACCGATTGGGACGCGTACGTGAAGGGCTTCGACGGCCTCGGCCTCAAGGACTACCTGAGCACGCTCCAGACGGCGTACGACAAGTCGAAGAACTGA
- a CDS encoding carbohydrate ABC transporter permease, translating to MVTLDRLADSRTTRANANWKPRTKKPRRIRESPADRALLVLIYLGLTLGALFVILPLLYILASSFSSPHAVTAGEVFLWPVDFTLKGYQTVLSDPQVLLGYANSLFYMVAGTLISTTLTVCIAWPLSRRTFMGRNVIMSLLLFTMLFSGGLIPTYMVVQNLGMLDTRWALLLPQAVAVWQVIIARTFFRSAIPDELVEAAELDGASDWRFLWTMVLPLSKPLIAVIALMYAIGQWNGYFDALLYLKSSDLFPLQLVLRNILVLNATNGGTNDLAAQAQNQELVNLLKYSLIVITSVPVLIIYPFVARYFSKGVLIGSVKG from the coding sequence GTGGTGACCCTCGACCGCCTGGCCGACAGCAGGACGACGCGCGCGAACGCGAACTGGAAGCCGCGCACGAAGAAGCCGCGCCGCATCCGCGAGTCGCCCGCGGACCGCGCCCTGCTCGTCCTGATCTACCTCGGGCTGACGCTCGGAGCGCTGTTCGTCATCCTGCCGCTCCTCTACATCCTCGCGAGTTCGTTCTCGTCCCCGCACGCCGTCACGGCGGGGGAGGTGTTCCTCTGGCCGGTCGACTTCACGCTGAAGGGCTACCAGACGGTCCTCTCCGACCCGCAGGTGCTTTTGGGGTATGCGAACTCCCTCTTCTACATGGTCGCGGGGACGCTGATCAGCACGACGCTGACCGTGTGCATCGCCTGGCCGCTGTCCCGGCGGACCTTCATGGGACGCAACGTGATCATGTCGCTCCTGCTGTTCACGATGCTGTTCAGCGGCGGCCTCATCCCGACCTACATGGTCGTGCAGAACCTGGGGATGCTCGACACCCGCTGGGCGCTGCTGCTCCCGCAGGCCGTCGCCGTCTGGCAGGTGATCATCGCGCGGACCTTCTTCCGCTCCGCGATCCCGGACGAGCTGGTCGAAGCGGCGGAGCTCGACGGCGCGAGCGACTGGCGCTTCCTCTGGACGATGGTGCTCCCGCTGTCCAAGCCGCTCATCGCCGTGATCGCGCTGATGTACGCGATCGGTCAATGGAACGGCTACTTCGACGCCCTCCTCTACCTGAAGAGCTCCGACCTGTTCCCACTCCAGCTGGTGCTGCGCAACATCCTCGTGCTCAACGCGACGAACGGCGGCACCAACGACCTGGCGGCTCAGGCTCAGAACCAGGAACTCGTCAACCTGCTCAAGTACTCGCTCATCGTCATCACGAGCGTGCCGGTGCTCATCATCTACCCCTTCGTCGCCCGGTACTTCAGCAAAGGGGTGCTCATCGGATCGGTCAAGGGCTGA